Proteins encoded together in one Lathyrus oleraceus cultivar Zhongwan6 chromosome 5, CAAS_Psat_ZW6_1.0, whole genome shotgun sequence window:
- the LOC127083892 gene encoding ergosterol biosynthetic protein 28 isoform X1 — protein MKALGWWLIVVGTLRLASVWFGFFDIWALRLAVFSQTAMTEVHGRTFGTWTLLTCTLCYICAFNLDNKPIYLATLLSFVYAFGHFVTEYLIYQTMAISNLTTVGIFAGTSIVWMLLQWNAHLKVHSKPSNRKH, from the exons ATGAAGGCGTTAGGATGGTGGCTGATAGTGGTTGGGACTCTTCGATTAGCCTCCGTCTGGTTCGGTTTCTTCGACATTTGGGCACTTCGACTCGCCGTCTTCTCTCAAACTGCCA TGACTGAAGTTCATGGACGCACATTTGGAACGTGGACACTGTTGACCTGCACCCTCTGCTATATCTGTGCATTCAACCTTGATAATAAACCTATTTACCTTGCTACTTTATTGTCATTCGTCTATGCGTTTGGTCATTTCGTGACCGAATACCTAATTTATCAAACAATGGCGATTTCGAATCTCACTACAGTCGGCATATTTGCAG GAACGTCAATAGTATGGATGCTATTGCAATGGAATGCACACCTGAAAGTTCACTCGAAGCCTTCTAATAGAAAGCATTAG